TCAACTTATGCTGATAAATTAGTTGAAGTACAAGATCCAGACCAAGTTGATGCAGTATCAGGAGCAACTGTTTCTAATAAAGAATTTAAAGAAGCAGTATGGGATGCATTAGAAAAAGCTAAAAAATAATAAAAATAACTCATTACTGAGTAGATTTCTTAACGATAAAAAATCAAGAATTCGCTGCAAATTCGCTAAACTCGTTTCACTCAAACACAGCGAGATTTGCTCGGCTCATTCTATTTGATTTTTTATCTAAAATCTACATTCGTAATTCGTTTATTTTTATTTATTAATAATATATTATTAAGGAAAATAAGGTATAGTAGAGGAAGCGATTAAAAATAATTTTAGATACAGAAAGGAATATTTTAAAATGAAAAAAAATATATTAGAAAAATTAGCTTTAATACTATCAGTAATATTATTTTTAGTTCCTAAATACATAGCTCCAGTTTGTGAACCAAAAGAAGATGGTTCTCACATGTCATGTTATTTTAGTGGAAATATGGTAATGAAATTAGCAGTAGCAATATTTGTTGTAACTCTATTAATGATTATATTATCAAAAATAAAAATAGTAAAAATATTGGGAAGTATAGTTGTTATAGTTATATCTGCATTTGTATATATGATACCTCATGGAATGAGTGGACTTCATAATGAAATGGGAAAACCTTTTGGATTCTGTAAAATGGATATAATGCTTTGTAGAGTACATCATACTTTTGAAATAGCCACTGGTATAGCAGTTGTAATTGGAATTTTAATGGTATTTAGTTTAATCTCTACTTTTTTAAAGAAGGAAGACTAGAATATGAGTAAAAGAATAGATGCTAATAGTTTAGCAATGGAAAATATAAGACAGAGAAAAACTAGAAGCACCTGTATGATATTATTAGTTGCATTATTTAGTATTATAGTATATATGGGTTCAATGTTCTCACTTAGTTTAAGTAGAGGATTAGAAAGTTTATCGGATAGATTGGGAGCAGATGTTATAGTTGTTCCAGCAGGGTATAAAGCAGAAATTGAGAGTGTTCTTCTAAAAGGAGAACCTTCAACTTTTTATCTTCCTGCAAACACTATTGATAAATTAAAAAAGTTTGATGAAATTGAGAAGATGACACCACAAATATATGTGGCAACTCTTTCAGCTTCTTGTTGCTCTTATCCTGTTCAAATAATTGGGATAGATATAGATACAGATTTTTTAATAT
This Fusobacterium animalis 7_1 DNA region includes the following protein-coding sequences:
- a CDS encoding DUF4418 family protein — translated: MKKNILEKLALILSVILFLVPKYIAPVCEPKEDGSHMSCYFSGNMVMKLAVAIFVVTLLMIILSKIKIVKILGSIVVIVISAFVYMIPHGMSGLHNEMGKPFGFCKMDIMLCRVHHTFEIATGIAVVIGILMVFSLISTFLKKED